The Reichenbachiella carrageenanivorans region GCTCAGGTTAAGTTTTATACTGGCTAGGTTTCCTGCTATGCCATCGTGTAGTTCTTGGGCGATGCGTTTCCTTTCTAATTCTTGCCCTTCTATATTGGCTTTCGAAGCTTTTAGTTCATTTTCCCGGATTAGTTCTTTTGTTTTTTGGGTATTAATTTCTTTTTGCTTTTGAGTGAGCGTATGTTGAACTTTTATTTTTTGAACATAAATATCTCTAATGAAGAGCAAGACGAGCAGGGCAATGATTACGCCAGCAATGGCTATGTTTCGGATGAGCGTTTGTTTGTTGAGTTCGGATTCTTGCAACTCTTTCTCTTTTTGTAATAGTAGAATGGCTTGTTCTTTTTTTTCGCTGTCAAATTGTGCCAATAGCTCATTGGTGTGTCGTTGATTTTCTTCGTTGCTCAGGCTGTCTCGCGTGTGTTCGAATCTCCAAAGGTGCTTCACTGCAGATTGGTAGTTTCCTAATCCTTCGTATGATAAGGCGATGTTGGCATGAATATAAGGCAGCATGCTGGGTTTGATGTAATCGTTTAGAGAGAGGCAATACTCAAAATAGGTGAGCGCGTGTTCGAAATCTTCCAGATTAAGGTAAATCAGCCCAATTTGATTGTATGAGTTCACTATACTAGCTTTTGAGTTTTCTTTTTTTCTCCTTTCCAGTACGTCAAGTCCATATATCAAAGCTCTTTCATATGACTGGCTTTCGATGTACGTTTGGGTGATTAGCTCCAAGGGTGAAATATCGCAATTTGGATTGTTTGTTAGCTCACAGAGCTTTATACTGTAGTCGAGGGTTTGAAGAGCCAAATCATACTGCTGTGTCCTGATATATACCAACGCTAAATTCGTGTTGCAAACAGACTTGGTATAAGGGTCGGTCATATTATTCAAACTCATTTGATAGTAGTAGATCGCTTGATCGTACTGATTTTGATCTAAAAAAATAGAAGCAATATTTTGGGTCAAATTAGGAATTTGATCAGTGTATTGTATTTTTTCAGCTAGAGCGAGTGCTTCCTGATATTCCTTCAGACTGCCTTGAAAATCGGATTGATAACGTAGAAATGTTCCCATCCACTTCTTACACAGTACCAAGTGGGTCGTATCTTTAGATACCAAACTAAGTCTAATGCCTTCTCGGAAATGTGACGCAGCTGAATCAAGCCCCAAATTGAAAAAGTAAGCCCTGCCAGTACTATAATGACCACGGATAATCCCCGACATATAAGCAATAGATTCACTCAATTGTAATGCTTGTCGTGTGAGAAGGGCGGCACTGTCAGGGGCAGTGCTGATAATCGATTCATAGTGGTCGTACATGGAGTCGATCTGAGTAGGTTTTAGATCGAGACCCTCTGCAGACCATACGGTATGATGCAGGAGTAATCCTATAAGTAAAATAAATACTGATAATCGCATAGCTGACCAGACTAACTGGAACGGAAAATTAATTGGATTTGCTCGATAATACACAGAAGAGGGGGAGCAATCTCTAATTTTTATCCCTAAAAGTAGTGAGATTAAAATTGGTGATTTTTAGGGGTTACGTAGGGTATTTTTCTCTTTTACCTTTGTAGGTATACATACACGGTCTGACCTAGATTGTTTTTTTATTTTCTACATCTTAAAATGTAATAATAATGACTCGTGATTTTTTGAACCTAAGAGATGATGAAATTGAATTGCTGTACGAAGCACCTGCTTTGGTTGCCTTGCTTATCGCAGGGGCAGATGGCAAAATAGATAGCAAAGAACTCAAAGCGGCTACAAAGTTTGTAACTGAACCTCGAGATTTTTGGGTTTCATATTTTTTAGAAGTAGGCGAAAGAATGCCAGTGATATTAAATCGCTGGACAGCTGCGGCTTCGAATGAAATGGATATGACCATGGCTAGAATTACTGTAGCCTTGAGACAGTTGAATGGCGTATTGTCCAAATTAGATGTAAAAGACTCAGTGAGATACTATGACTTTTTGCTTCAATTGTCGGAGAAGGTGGCAAGCGCATCTGGTGGAGTTTTTGGGTTTAATAAAATCAGCAAAGAGGAAGCAGCCTTATTGAATCTTCCGATGCTAGATAATCCTGTTCGCTATCAATTTTCCTAAGCAGACATATACGTGTTAAATTTCTATTTAAGAATATTTTTATTTCGGAATTAATAAAATGGCAGGCTCATTCTGCTATTTTTTTAAAATGCGTTTAACTTTGTTGACACTGAGTTAATGGGAGCATCAAGGGAATATGAATACATCAATAGAAATACCGAAAGATTCGAAGGTTTATTTGAATAAACCATATGTGCAGGTTTTTTGGAATCCCTTGAATAAGATCCTAACTAGCAGATGGACAGGATTTTGTACTTATGATGAGATCAAAGCCGTAGCTCAGCGCATTATTGATGCTGTCTTGTTTGAGGGAGCACGTAAAGTACTCTACGATGCTAGAGAAATCGAAGTGCTAGACGAAAATTCACAAAAGTATATAGCGGGCAATTTCACCAAAGAAATGATCAAAGTGGGAATTGAATACTCTGCTACAGTATTGCCAGTAGATATTTTTGCTAAATTTTCCGTCGACGATATTCAAAGTTCTATCAAAATCCCTGAAGCTTCACACAATAGGTTTTTTCAAAATATTGATGACGCTTCCGAATGGCTTAAAAGCAAATCTGCTTAACAATCATTAACGCCTCTTTTTTTAACTTCTCCTTTATTCCTTCGTAATTTCACATACGAAAAAATAAACGCGTACCTATGTCAAAGTATATCAAAACAGGGCTCGTCGCCTTTTTATCTGCAGGAATGGGAGTTTGGGTTTCTTTAGAATACATCAAATTCGAAGAGCTAAAGCAAGGTCATGAAGAACAAAACGTAGCAGCCCACCATCCATCAAACCATGCTAATTTCGTGAATGATCAAGCAGGATATGCCAATGTGCTGCCTGTGGAGGACTTTGTAGATGCCTCTGCACATTCTACCAATAGCGTGGTGTTTATCAAAAATCAAAGCGTAATCAATTACCGCACGGGACATTGGATGGATTGGTTCTTTGAGCCACGTTCTTCGCAGCGTGTCAGTACAGGGTCTGGTGTGATTCTGTCTGATGATGGCTACATTATTACCAACAACCACGTGATAGAGGGAGCTGATGAGATCGAAGTGGTGCACAAAAAGAGAAGCTACAAAGGGCATCTGGTGGGGGCAGACCCATCTACGGACTTGGCCGTGATCAAAGTGGACGTAGAAAATCTCCCTGCCATATCTATGGGGAGTTCAGCGGATCTCAATGTAGGAGAATGGGTACTTGCAGTGGGCAATCCTTTCAATTTAACCTCTACAGTCACCGCAGGAATTGTATCTGCCAAAGGTAGAAATATCCATATTCTTAAAGATAAATTTCCTATAGAGTCTTTTATACAGACAGATGCTGCGATTAATCCTGGTAATAGTGGCGGCGCACTAGTGAACCGTAATGGAGAACTTATTGGTATCAATACGGCCATATTATCTATGACAGGGTCATACGCAGGATATGGATTTGCTGTGCCGGTAGATATTGTAAAAAAGGTGTTTAATGATATCGTGCAATATGGAGAAGTACAAAAAGCATTCTTCGGTGCAGAGTTTGCCGATATAGACAATGAGGTGGCAAAGGAGCTAAATATCAATAGTCTCAATGGTGTGATTATCACTCATGTGCAAAAAGGCTGGGCGGCAGACAAGGCTGATTTAGAAAAAGGCGATATCATCACTGAGGTAAACGGCGAACCACTGTACGACAAAGTTCAGCTAGAAGAAATGATTGGCTACAAATATCCAGGGGATTTGATTCAGCTTTCTCTGAAACGTGGGAATAAGCAGGTGATCAAAACACTAGAGTTTACCAATAGAGAAGGAACCAAGGAGATACTGAAGCGATCGATATATGAGTCGCAATCTTTGCAAGCATCTTTCGAAGCGATTTCAAAAGCGGAGCGCGACCTGATGGGTATTGAGTCTGGTATCAGAGTGATCGAAGTGGGTAATGGTTTTTTTAGGAAATTGGACATTCCTGAAGGTTTTGTTATTACAGATATCAATCACAGCAAAATAACTACTCCTTCGGAGCTAGAAGATATCCTTGAAAAGATACGAGGCAAAGTAATTATTTCTGGAATTACTACGGGAGGACGTAAGATTTATTACCCTTTCCTATTCTAAGGGAGGGAGCGTAAAAAAAAATGAAAGCCTATATGGCTTTCATTTTAAATTTCTTTTTCAACTCTGAGAAGGAGGACCTAAATCGAGCGTCGGTATCAAGCATATCGTTGACCGACTGTAGGGCATGAATGACAGTGCTGTGATCTCTGCCTCCAAAATGGCTGCCGATGCTTTTGAGTGAGTGATTGGTGTAGTCTTTAGAAAAGTACATGGCCAGCTGTCTGGCGATCACAATCTCTTTCTTACGTGTCTTCGCTTTCAAATCGTCAGATGACACATTGAAATATTCAGAAACAGTTTTTTGGATGTAATCTATACCTACTTCTGATTCGATATTTTTCACGATCGATTTCAAAGTTTGCTTAGCCAACTCCAAATCAATATCTGTCTTATTAAGCGACGAGTGTGCGACCAAAGAGATCAGTACGCCTTCGAGTTCTCTGATGTTGGTGTCTACACTATACGCTAAGTATTCCAATACTTTGTCGTCAATGATCAAACCATCATCTTGCAGTTTTTTCTGAATGATAGCCAATCTGGTTTCAAAGTCAGGGTTTTGCAAGTCCGCAGTCAATCCCCACTTGAACCTGGAAACCAATCTTTCTTGAAGTCCTTGCAATTCGGTAGGAGGTCTGTCACTTGACATCACGATCTGCTTGCCGTTTTGGTGCAGGTGATTGAAGATGTGAAAGAAAATCTCTTGAGTTTTTACTTTATCCTTAAAGAATTGTACGTCGTCTATAATCAGTGTATCTACATTGAGATAGTAATTCGTAAAATCTTGAAGGTTGTTATTTTTGAGTGCTTCTATGAATTGGTTAGCAAATTTTTCAGAGGCTACATAGAGAACAAAATTGTCTGGGGTTTCCTCTTTTATTTTGTTTCCAATGGCTTGTACCAAGTGTGTTTTACCAAGTCCCACTCCTCCATATATCATGAGAGGGTTGAATGAAGTTACACCTGGTTTGGTCGCTACAGCATACCCAGCTGATCTGGCCAGTCTGTTGCAGTCGCCTTCTATATAGGTGTCAAAGGTGTTTTCTGGATTTAGGTTGGATTTCTGGTAGCACCCATCAATGGCCTGTAGAGCAAAAGGGCTTGCAAAACGTTGATTTTGATCCCCCTTGATTTGTCCAAATTTAGAAACACCATTTTTTTGAGCCAAATTAACGGTATATGGCTGATTAGACGAATTCCCTTTGTCTACGATCACGGAGTACTCTAATTTGCCTTCAGGGCCAATTTCGGATTGAATAGCTGCTTTAAGTACTTGAACGTAATTGTCTTCTAACCACTCGTAAAAGAATTGCGAAGGAACCTGTATCGTAAGTACCGGATGTGCGAACTTTATAGGAATAATCGGCTCAAACCACGTTTTGAAGCTCTGCTCGGGTAGTTTTGACCCGATGTATTCTAAGCACTTATCCCATATTCTTACATGCATTCGTTTAAATTCGTTGGTGGTTAAAAACTGATTTTTTTAACGTTTCTCTCTATAGCGGACATCAAATTTGAGAAAAAAATAGTTAACAAAAAAATCGAATGTATATTGACTTTTTGGAATGTCGGTCTATTTAATAGAGTAGCTAGTTTTTTTTTAATATTCTTTAAAAAATGCAATTTGTTGCAAGTTGTGAATAATTGCTTGTACGCTCTGGAATCAACGATTTATAAGAATTAATTCTCATTTTTTTCTTCTTCGTTTCGAACCGCTTAAATTGCTAATACAACCCCAAAATTATGATAAAGCAATACCGTTTTGACGAGTTTGACAAAGCGTCTAAATCCCAATGGACAGACAAACTCAATCAAGATCTTGGTGCTGATTTGGCACGGCGTATTTCTAGCTGGACTAGTGAGCGCAATCTAACACTTTCCGCCTATTATGATCAAGAAGATGTAGGGAAGGATATAAACGTCCCAGTAAGGCCTGTTGAGGGATGGAAATACATTGAGCCATTACATCCAGAACGTACCAATGCACAAGTTTTGGATGCGCTGATGAGCGGGGCAGATGGTTTGATGTTGACGGATAGCCATGTGAGACGGCTGAATAAAGTATTGGGCCAAGTAGCCCCTGAATACTGTACGTTAGCACTGAAGGCATCAGGTTTTCCTATTTATCATCAATTTGTGGAGTGGTGGATAGACCGACATCCCGAAAATGGGCAAGGAGAGGTATTGTTGTTTGGAGACAAGCAAAGAGCGGAGCAGTTCAGTATTATCTCAAAAGCATTTGATATAGGACATGCGCTTGGACATCGAACAATTCATATAGATGGTGCTTGGGTACAGACTCAGGGAGGCTCTAGTCATTTGGAACTCGGCTATATACTTTCGCAAAGTGTATATTATATCAATAGCCTTTTGGATTTGGGTTATGATATTCAGGTTATTGCTCGTGGTATGTTTGTGGCTACTAGCATGGGCTCAAGCTATTTTTTAGCATTGACCAAACTCAGAAGTATACGCTTATTGATAAGTCAATTGTTTAAGTTGTACGGCTTGTCAGAGGTATATACGCCTATTCATGCATCTACTTCTCTTTTTACAAAGTCGGCCTTGGATTCAAATACTAATTTTCTGAGATGCACATCAGAAGCGATGTCGGCGGTGCTGGGCGGAGCTGATTATATAAGTATCACTCCCGCACACGAATTGAAATCAGCCGATCGTATTGCAAGAAATATTTCCAATTTGATGAAAGAAGAATCATTGTTGGACAAGGTAACCGACCCGGCAGCGGGCTCATACTATTTAGATTATTTGACTGATTTGTTGAGCCAGCAAGCTTGGAATACTTTTCAACAAGTGGAAAAACGAGGAGGTTATGAAGTGGCCACTAAGGAGAAGTACTTTGAAAAAGAAATACAAAAGGATCTGGAATTTCAGCAAAGTAGATTAGCCTCAGGGCGGAGAAAAATGGTAGGAGTAAATGATTTTGGCAATCAGAGTGAAAAGGTTTCTTTAGCTACTTTGGACAATGACCGTACGACTATTTCTAAGAATTTTGAAGAAGTGAGAAAGCAGGTCGAAGCCTCTGTGGAAGGTCAAGGCGAAGCGTATAGGCCGGTAGTCTATCTACTGCCTGTAGGTACCAATGCTAAAATGATCACGGCTAGACACACTTTTGTATCTAATTTTTTCAATTGGGCTGGTTTTATAGTAAAACCTTATCAAGATGAGATATCTACTCCAATGATGGGGGTGGTTGCCTGTTGTGGTGCCGACGAAGATTATACAAAAGAGCAAATCGATAGCGCATTGAATGGAATAGATACAGCTTGTATCCTTATTGCAGCAGGCAACATCACCGAGGGATCGTCTTCAAAAATATCGACTTGGATTCACGCGAAAACCGATCGTTTGGAGGGGGTAATCAATATTTTGAACCAAATGGGTATCACATCAAATAGTTTACAGTCATGATCAAGCCAGATTTTTCAAAAATAGACTTCGATCAATTGGATTGGGGTAAAGCAGGACAGCAAGTATCGCCTGAAAGTTTTATGTCAGGAGAAGGACTTCCCATTCAGTCACGATATACTGCCGAAGATATTAAAGGAGCTCAGCACATAGGTTTTAGCGCTGGTTTGCCGCCTTTTTTGCGTGGGCCATATGCTGCTATGTATGCCTCTAGACCATGGACAATCAGGCAGTATGCAGGTTTTTCTACTGCAGAGGAGTCAAATGCGTTTTATAGGAGAAACTTAGCCTCTGGGCAAAAGGGGCTTTCGATTGCTTTTGACTTGGCTACTCACCGTGGCTATGACTCAGATCATGAACGAGTTACTGGGGATGTGGGCAAAGCTGGCGTGGCTGTAGATTCTATTTTGGACATGGAGATTTTGTTTGATCAGATCCCATTGGATCAGATGTCTGTGTCTATGACTATGAATGGTGCAGTGTTGCCCATTATGGCCTTTTATATTGTAGCGGCTGAAGAGCAAGGTGTTGAGCGTTCACAGCTTAGTGGTACTATTCAAAATGACATTTTAAAGGAGTTTATGGTGCGAAATACTTTTGTATATCCTCCAAAACCTTCTATGAGAATTATCTCAGATATATTCAAGTACACTTCTGAGCATATGCCCAAATTCAATTCGATTAGTATTAGCGGTTATCATATGCAAGAGGCTGGGGCAACGGCTGATTTGGAATTGGCTTTTACGTTGGCTGATGGGTTGGAATATCTCAGGACAGGAGTAAACGCTGGCATAGATGTAGACGTGCTCGCTCCACGATTATCTTTCTTTTGGGCCATTGGCATGAATCATTTTATGGAAATAGCCAAAATGAGAGCTGCTCGAGTTTTATGGGCCAAAATAGTGAAGACCTTTAATCCCAAAAACCCAAAATCGATGGCTTTGCGTACGCATAGCCAAACCTCAGGGTGGAGCCTCACAGCTCAAGATCCGTATAACAACGTTGCAAGGACGTGCATCGAAGCTATGGCCGCAGCGTTTGGTCATACCCAGTCCTTACATACCAATGCATTAGATGAGGCGATTGCGTTGCCTACTGATTTTTCAGCTCGGATTGCACGCAATACTCAAATCTACCTGCAAGAAGAAACGGACATTACTAAAGTCGTAGACCCTTGGGCGGGCTCGTATTATGTAGAGTCACTTACTGATCAATTGGCTCGTAAGGCATGGGATATCATCAATGAGATAGAAGAAATGGGCGGCATGGCTAAAGCCATAGAAACGGGTATGCCTAAGCTCAAAATAGAAGAGGCGGCTGCCAGAAAACAAGCCAGAATAGACACAAATAAAGAAGTAATTGTTGGGGTAAATAAATATATTACTAAGGAAGAGACGGATATTGAGTTGCTAGAAGTGGACAATGATGCCGTGCGTAAGTCACAGATTGAAAGACTTCACAAGTTAAGAGCTAATCGTAATCAAGCCGCTGTAAATCATGCACTTGAGCAACTTACTCATTGTGCTCGCACGGGGGAAGGCAACTTACTCGACTTATCGGTGAAAGCAGCAAGGGTAAGGGCTTCGTTGGGAGAAATATCTTCGGCAATGGAGGCTGCTTTCGGCAGGCATGTGCCTAAAACCTCAGCTGTATCTGGTGTATTTGCTAAAGAAGTGAAAGACGACAAAGACATATTAAAAGTAAAAGACCTAGTGGAGAAGTTTGAATCCTTAGATGGACGAAGACCGCGTATCATAGTCGCTAAAATGGGGCAAGATGGTCACGACCGTGGGGCTAAGGTAATTGCCACTAGTTTTGCTGATTTAGGCTTTGATGTGGATATTGGTCCATTGTTTCAAACGCCAGAAGAAGTGGCTAAACAAGCTGCTGAAAATGATGTGCACGTGATTGGAGCGTCAAGTTTGGCAGCTGGTCATAAGACGCTAGTACCTTCTTTGATAGCTGCACTCAAGAAATTGGGTAGGGAAGATATTATGGTAATCGCGGGAGGCGTAATACCTCCCAAAGATTACCAATTTTTATTTGATGCTGGGGTGTCTGGGGTTTTTGGGCCGGGCACTAAAATAGCCAATGCCGCTACAGACATCTTGCAAAAGTTGATTGATGACGTACAGCAATAATTATCGCTGTACGTACATGATTTCTTTTACAGCTTTTACCGTTCTTGCTACATTTGGAAGGATCTCTTCGATTAACGTAGGGGCGTAAGGTAGCGGCACATCTTTGTTAGTTATTCTGTGAATAGGAGCATCTAAGTAATCAAATGCTTTTCTCTGTACATAGTGACTGATCTCAGAAGAGATAGAGGCCAATGGCCAAGCTTCTTCTACGATAACCAGTCTGTTAGTTTTCTTTACTGATTCGATGATTGTTTGATAATCAATCGGTCTCACGGTTTTCAAATCAATTACTTCTGCATTGATGCCTTCTTTGGCTAATGCATCAGCAGATTCGTTGGCTACTTTCATGAATTTACCGAAAGAAACGATTGTTACATCACTACCTTGTTTTACTACTTCAGCTACACCGATTGGAGTCAAGTATTCTCCTTCTGGTACAAGTCCCTTGTCTCCATACATCAATTCTGACTCCATAAAGATGACAGGATCATTGTCTCTGATCGAAGCTTTCAACAAGCCTTTAGCATCTGCTGGGTTAGAAGGAACGACCACTTTAAGGCCAGGGCAGTTTGCATACCAATTTTCAAAGTTTTGAGAATGTTGAGAGCTCAACATTCCAGCGTTTCCTGTAGGGCCTCTGAATACGATAGGTACATTGATCTGACCACCTGACATCGACATCATCTTAGCTGCACCGTTGATCACCTGATCGATAGCAACTAGAGAGAAGTTGAAAGTCATGAATTCAATGATCGGGCGTAGGCCGTTCATTGCTGACCCTACACCAATACCAGCAAAACCAAGCTCAGCAATAGGAGTGTCAATTACTCGTTTCGCGCCGAATTCGTCTAACATGCCTTGGCTCACCTTATATGCACCATTATACTCGGCTACTTCTTCTCCCATGAGATATACGGATTCATCTCTTCGCATTTCTTCACTCATGGCCTCCCTTAGGGCTTCTCTGAATTGTAATTCTTTCATCGGAATTTATTTAACGTTTATAGCTTGGGTGCGTCGTTTGGTATTTTTCGCAATTCACCCCTAGTGAATTTTAAGATCGCTAAATTATGACAATGGGCTCAATATCGCAATCAAACAGAGATAAATAGGCGAGGGGATTAATAAAAAAAAGTCTCACTTCAATTAAGAAGTGAGACTTTTCATTCAAATGATTTGAAATCTTAGTTCAATGCTTCAGCAACTTGAGTTGCATAGTTAGCAAATTCTAGGTCGTTCAATGCTTTTTCCTTTAATTCAGGATCTATTTCGATAGCTGATTTTAAGCTAGCTAGCATGTCAGCATCGTTTCGTAGTCTTGCAGAAGCGATTGCAGAAGCATAGTATGCTTTTGCGAATTCAGCATCTTGCTCAGTTGCATTACCAAATCCAGTAACAGCATTCTCATAATCTTTGTTGAGCAATAAAGCCAATCCTCTGTTGAAAGCTACGCTTGTAGATTCGTTAGCAGTTTTCAAAGTTTCGAAAGCCTCATCGTACTCTCCTCTCTTGATTTCCAAAGAACCTTTTACTGCATTCATACCAGCAGCATGATCTGCAGATGGGCTTTTAGCTAGTCCGGCTACGATAGCATCGTAAGCCTGAGCTTTGTCACCTTGTAGTGTGTAAGCAGTTGCCATGTTGGCTTGTACTTCTGCAGCATCTTTCTTGTTGGCAGCAATTTCCAACTGAGTGATAGCCATTTCGATTTTAGAAGTTTTTTCATCACCTTCAGCAGCAATAGCCATTTCTAGATATAGTGCGCCTAAGTTGTTGTGTGCTTGCCAGCTACCGTCTTTTTTAGTTACTGCCAAGAAGATCGCTTCTCTTTCAGTCAAAGAAGGAGTTTGCATAGCTGCAAACATCAACTCTGGAGTAGATAATGTGTCAGCGCTAGCAGTACCTTCAGCTACTTGCTTTGCCAAGATGGCGATTTCAGCGTTTGACTTTTTCACTTTTACTGTCAAGACTTCAGTTTTAGCAGCTCTCAAGCCTGGGTAGATGTCTTTGAAGATTGCTTTATAAGAATCTAAGTTTTGCAAAGCTTTTTCTTTGTCGGCAAATACACCTGTTCCATTTACTACTTTCAAGATTTCTGATTTCTGTGTGTCAGATACGCCTTCGTATGCGCTCAAAGCGTCTTTGAAAGCGGTCCAGTCTTCAACTACAGGCTTCAAAATGAAGTTGATAGAATCAGCCAAGTCTTTGTAGTCATATCTTCTCATTTGGCTTCTGTAGTACTTTTCGATAGACTTAGCTCTATCTTCAGATAGATCAGAGTTTACTGTTTCAGTACCTTCAGGAGAGTGAGTACCTGTAATAGTTACTGTTCTAGTCACGTTTTTGTCAGCGATAAATGCTGCAAAGTCTTTTCCTTTTTGACTTCTAGTCTCAGAGCTTTTCAATAGAGAGCTGCCTTGATCGAAGAAGAAATCAACGTTAGTTGGTTCTAGTTCTTCTTTGTCGTTGTAACCGTGAAAAGCATAAGCAGGATATAATTCGTCTTCTACCAAAGTAGAAGTTGTGATGATTCCTTTGGCAACCTCAGCTCTTGGAGCTTCTTTGGTTTTGCCTTTTTGATCTACAGCTACACCTTGTACTTCCAACACACCTTGACTAGTTGCTGGATCGTATAGAAAGCTGTAAGAATCGCTTTTTCTTGAAGTGGTGGTTTTGCTGTCTGGAAAATCAGCAGCATCAAAAGTCATTTTACCTACTTCAACGTCGCTTTCGCCAGACTTGTAGTAAGTGGTTAGATTATATACGTATTTCTGTGGGAGCATTTTCGCAGGTAGTACTACAGACATGTCAACTTTAACAGAGTCGCCATGCAGTTCAAGTGGATTAGGTACTACGTCGACCTGCTGGGTCTCAGCAAGCTTTACCATGTTGTTCAGGGAACTACATCCTGATAACATTGTTAAGCCAACACATAAGGCTATTACAATATTCGATTTTCTCATTTGAATAATTGGTTTATTAAAATTGATATAACTTTTTGTACTTATTTTCGGAATAATTGCAATAATAGGGAAAAAATAAATATATCCTAAACTTATAGAAGACAAATAAATTGAGCGTTTTACCTTAATTTTGCAGCATTATGAAAGGAATACAGGATTTTTTTGAGAAATATGCTTTCGGGGTTTGTGCCAAGCTGGGGGAGAAGTTAAGGATTCCTACATCTAGCATTCGGCTATTCTTTATTTATGCGTCATTTTTGACTTTTGGATCCCCTTTGATTGTTTATTTGATGTTGGCTTTTGTGATGAATTTCAGAAAGCATTTGAGACGTAGACATTCACTTTGGTACTATTAATCGTAGACATTACTCTATGCCTTTGTATTTCTGTTGAGATAAACTGATTCTGGCAGACCTTCAATTAGGAATTTATTTTTAGGTTTGCACCTCAAATTTCACCATTACTCTATGCTATTAGAATTTGAAAAGCCTATCGCAGAGCTTGAAGAAAAATTGGCTGATATGAAAATGCTTGCTTCCAACACAGATGTGGATGTAGCAGAAGCCGTCAAGTCATTGGAAAATAAAATAAAAAAACTAAAAAAGGAAACGTTCGAGAACCTCACCCGCTGGCAGCGCGTGCAGTTGTCTCGTCACCCTGATAGACCATATACACTTGATTACATTTATGAAATCACAGATGAGTTTATTGAAATCCATGGTGATCGTACTGTAAAAGATGACAAGGCCATGGTTGGTGGGTTTGCCTCTATGGATGGTCAAACAGTGATGATCATTGGACAACAAAAGGGTAGAAATACGAAACAACGCCAGATGCGTAATTTTGGTATGGCAAACCCAGAGGGCTACAGAAAAGCCCTTCGACTGATGAAAATGGCTGAGAAATTTAATAAGCCTATCGTGTGTTTGATTGACACTCCAGGTGCTTTTCCAGGGTTAGAAGCTGAAGAAAGAGGGCAGGGAGAAGCGATCGCTCGTAATCTCAAAGAAATGTTTATGCTGAAAGTGCCTGTGAT contains the following coding sequences:
- a CDS encoding tetratricopeptide repeat-containing sensor histidine kinase; translated protein: MRLSVFILLIGLLLHHTVWSAEGLDLKPTQIDSMYDHYESIISTAPDSAALLTRQALQLSESIAYMSGIIRGHYSTGRAYFFNLGLDSAASHFREGIRLSLVSKDTTHLVLCKKWMGTFLRYQSDFQGSLKEYQEALALAEKIQYTDQIPNLTQNIASIFLDQNQYDQAIYYYQMSLNNMTDPYTKSVCNTNLALVYIRTQQYDLALQTLDYSIKLCELTNNPNCDISPLELITQTYIESQSYERALIYGLDVLERRKKENSKASIVNSYNQIGLIYLNLEDFEHALTYFEYCLSLNDYIKPSMLPYIHANIALSYEGLGNYQSAVKHLWRFEHTRDSLSNEENQRHTNELLAQFDSEKKEQAILLLQKEKELQESELNKQTLIRNIAIAGVIIALLVLLFIRDIYVQKIKVQHTLTQKQKEINTQKTKELIRENELKASKANIEGQELERKRIAQELHDGIAGNLASIKLNLSGIPEASVSASITQVLSQIDNTYDQVRTLSHHLMPPSVKDSSLPTLIDNYLNELRMGVDFTIDFICQQREAIDQLSSHTKLELYRVTQELLSNIIKHAHPTHVDIQLNENQSEINLMVEDDGNGFDPKKMSLGIGLKSITSRVNQVNGQIHIDSSPGHGTTVSIDVPLLQSVVTHDNG
- a CDS encoding S1C family serine protease → MSKYIKTGLVAFLSAGMGVWVSLEYIKFEELKQGHEEQNVAAHHPSNHANFVNDQAGYANVLPVEDFVDASAHSTNSVVFIKNQSVINYRTGHWMDWFFEPRSSQRVSTGSGVILSDDGYIITNNHVIEGADEIEVVHKKRSYKGHLVGADPSTDLAVIKVDVENLPAISMGSSADLNVGEWVLAVGNPFNLTSTVTAGIVSAKGRNIHILKDKFPIESFIQTDAAINPGNSGGALVNRNGELIGINTAILSMTGSYAGYGFAVPVDIVKKVFNDIVQYGEVQKAFFGAEFADIDNEVAKELNINSLNGVIITHVQKGWAADKADLEKGDIITEVNGEPLYDKVQLEEMIGYKYPGDLIQLSLKRGNKQVIKTLEFTNREGTKEILKRSIYESQSLQASFEAISKAERDLMGIESGIRVIEVGNGFFRKLDIPEGFVITDINHSKITTPSELEDILEKIRGKVIISGITTGGRKIYYPFLF
- the dnaA gene encoding chromosomal replication initiator protein DnaA, with amino-acid sequence MHVRIWDKCLEYIGSKLPEQSFKTWFEPIIPIKFAHPVLTIQVPSQFFYEWLEDNYVQVLKAAIQSEIGPEGKLEYSVIVDKGNSSNQPYTVNLAQKNGVSKFGQIKGDQNQRFASPFALQAIDGCYQKSNLNPENTFDTYIEGDCNRLARSAGYAVATKPGVTSFNPLMIYGGVGLGKTHLVQAIGNKIKEETPDNFVLYVASEKFANQFIEALKNNNLQDFTNYYLNVDTLIIDDVQFFKDKVKTQEIFFHIFNHLHQNGKQIVMSSDRPPTELQGLQERLVSRFKWGLTADLQNPDFETRLAIIQKKLQDDGLIIDDKVLEYLAYSVDTNIRELEGVLISLVAHSSLNKTDIDLELAKQTLKSIVKNIESEVGIDYIQKTVSEYFNVSSDDLKAKTRKKEIVIARQLAMYFSKDYTNHSLKSIGSHFGGRDHSTVIHALQSVNDMLDTDARFRSSFSELKKKFKMKAI
- a CDS encoding methylmalonyl-CoA mutase family protein, producing MIKQYRFDEFDKASKSQWTDKLNQDLGADLARRISSWTSERNLTLSAYYDQEDVGKDINVPVRPVEGWKYIEPLHPERTNAQVLDALMSGADGLMLTDSHVRRLNKVLGQVAPEYCTLALKASGFPIYHQFVEWWIDRHPENGQGEVLLFGDKQRAEQFSIISKAFDIGHALGHRTIHIDGAWVQTQGGSSHLELGYILSQSVYYINSLLDLGYDIQVIARGMFVATSMGSSYFLALTKLRSIRLLISQLFKLYGLSEVYTPIHASTSLFTKSALDSNTNFLRCTSEAMSAVLGGADYISITPAHELKSADRIARNISNLMKEESLLDKVTDPAAGSYYLDYLTDLLSQQAWNTFQQVEKRGGYEVATKEKYFEKEIQKDLEFQQSRLASGRRKMVGVNDFGNQSEKVSLATLDNDRTTISKNFEEVRKQVEASVEGQGEAYRPVVYLLPVGTNAKMITARHTFVSNFFNWAGFIVKPYQDEISTPMMGVVACCGADEDYTKEQIDSALNGIDTACILIAAGNITEGSSSKISTWIHAKTDRLEGVINILNQMGITSNSLQS